CGACGCCTTGCTTTGCTGCCAGAATGCAGGCCTGCAACTGTGCCTTGGCCTGATGCGCAAAGCGGTCGCCCGTGCCGAGGGAGTACTTCGGGAGTGTGAGTGTATTGCCAGCCAACTTAGGAGTCCTCGCTTTCGTGTTCCATCCATCCGCCATTGCGGGGGCCGAAGCCCTCAATCTTTTCAGTTCTGCGGGGCACGGCTGAACCCGTGCCCTGATACATGCAGGTGCTAATCTTTCAACTTCCCGCGCCAGGCCCAGAGGCCGAGGCCGGGATTTGCGATGAAGAAGACTTCTTCGCCATCGACATGGTTGTAGCCGTGCTGCAGCTTGTTGCGGTCGTAGCGCTGGCTGAGCGCGGCCAGATCTCCGTAGGAGAAGCCGACGCCTTCGACTTCTTCGCGTGTGAGATGACCGGGCGCCCAGGTGATTTTGAAGCGCCCCTCAGACGAGCCGTGAATGAGATGGGCCGCCGCGCTGAGGTCGTTGGCAAGATCAGGGTGTTTGCGAACGGCATCGAGCGTAGCCGGCGTGCCGCGATAGCCATACTTGCGAATGAGCGCGTCGATGCCTTTGTCTTCACCGAATTCGCGCACGCCGGGGGCGAGCACAATCAGCTCGGCATTATCTGCCAAGGCCATGCGCGTGCGATAGACGGCCTTGTTGCCGAGCCAGGTGCTGTGAAACTCATGGGGATCAAGATAGACGACGGCTTTCTGTATGGGTTGATCGAGAATCTCAAAATTCACTTTGAGGCTCAGTTCGGCGGCGCGCTCAAAGCACTCCACATCATCGCCAATGTAGAGGCCACGCACGGCGAGGCGGCCGTCTTCGGTGCGGCCCACGACGGTGAGCACGTAGACGATGGGCAGAGGATGCAGAAAGCGATCAGATGCGTAGTTGAGCACGCGGCGCACGGGATTGTCGGCGCGGCCCATGATGCGCTCCATGCCATAGACCGCACCGAGATAATGGCTGCGGTTGATACCTTCGCGGCCGCCGGTGCCGACGAGAATGTTTTTGTTGTAGTTAGCCATGCCGATGACTTCATGCGGAACCACCTGGCCGATGGAGAGGATGAGATCGAAGTTGCCTTCCGCGATGAGCTTGTTCACCTGTGCGGGCCAGGCGTAGTCGAGATGGCCTTCGGATTGTTCGCGAATGAATTCGGCAGGGACTTCGCCGAGAGTGACGATGTCGGTGCGCCAGTTATGGATGCGGAAGAGATCATGCGGCACATCGCCAAACATGCGCGTGATCTGCTCGGGCTGCATGGCGGCATGGGTGCCCAGCGCGGGCAGAATGGCCTGCATGCGTTCACCGTAGTGCTGCCATGCGAAGCGGGTGAGCTCGCCGGCATGCGAATGAGAGCGCGTCTGGTCCGGCGGAACGGCGAGCACGCGCTTGCGGTCGCCAAGCCTGGCGAGGCTCTCTGTGAGCAGAGATTGCAACTGCTCATGCGATAGTTCTGTGTCCGTGCTTCCGATGGCGCAGTAGAGGCTCATGCCGTGGTTCTTCCTTCATTCAGTTTGAGTTGGGCCGGCGCGAGTTCAGGAGTCATTGAGTGAATGATGACAAGTGCCAGCACGTAAGCCGCGCATGCGATGCCGAAGAGCGGGATGTAGCTGTGAGTGAAGTACACAATGTAGCCGGTCGCTAAT
The DNA window shown above is from Acidobacterium capsulatum ATCC 51196 and carries:
- a CDS encoding lactate racemase domain-containing protein, producing the protein MSLYCAIGSTDTELSHEQLQSLLTESLARLGDRKRVLAVPPDQTRSHSHAGELTRFAWQHYGERMQAILPALGTHAAMQPEQITRMFGDVPHDLFRIHNWRTDIVTLGEVPAEFIREQSEGHLDYAWPAQVNKLIAEGNFDLILSIGQVVPHEVIGMANYNKNILVGTGGREGINRSHYLGAVYGMERIMGRADNPVRRVLNYASDRFLHPLPIVYVLTVVGRTEDGRLAVRGLYIGDDVECFERAAELSLKVNFEILDQPIQKAVVYLDPHEFHSTWLGNKAVYRTRMALADNAELIVLAPGVREFGEDKGIDALIRKYGYRGTPATLDAVRKHPDLANDLSAAAHLIHGSSEGRFKITWAPGHLTREEVEGVGFSYGDLAALSQRYDRNKLQHGYNHVDGEEVFFIANPGLGLWAWRGKLKD